The Calypte anna isolate BGI_N300 chromosome 3, bCalAnn1_v1.p, whole genome shotgun sequence genome segment CTCTGTGATCCTATGAAACGATGGGATTTCAGGCACCCCCTTCCCCCTACCCAGAAGAAGAGGGACGGGTGTGTGtttggagggggggaagggtgGGGAGGGTGATGCTCCCTGCCCTTCCCGGGGGAGTTCCCGTCACGCTGGCGGTGGAGGCCGCTAGGGGGCACTCGCATTCCACGCAAGCCCCCGGCTTCGGCTCCGGTCCAGGCCCCGGGCGCGGGCCCGCTCCCGGGGCCTGGACCGGAGCCGAAGCCGGGGCCCCTTGGTGTGTTCCCGAAAGGCTTCTGATGCTGAGGCCGGTCGGCGGGGCGAGACGAGGCTTTCCCTCCGATATTCTCTTGCCCGTCCCccccctgctccatcctcttcctccGCCACCTCGTCCCTCGGGGGGTGGGTGGTGGTAAAGTCGTTCCCCAGCCACAGCAGAGGCCGAGACGTTTCTCAGAGGCCGCCTCGGCCCTTTGTGTGTCTTGCGGGGTTTCTCCTTTGCACGGGCAATTGGAAAAGGTTAGGAAGGCGTCTTCAGATCCGCTATAATCCcagtttaaatattaaaagtataagCAGCCTAGGCCCAGTGTTTACCTAGGTAACTCCATAGATTTCCCTCCAGACCAGGACTTCTAAGAATTTACGGGAcggttggcttttttttttttttttttctgttttaaaaatttattttatttttaaacatttttttttcccctcaagtaTTTATTTAACAAACTAAAGTGGGCGtctggggtgtggggggaggcACCAACaataaaagcagtgtttttacGACCCAGAGGTACCGTCTCCGGGTCTGTAACATGAGAGGAAGGCGAGATTCCGTCCCCCGCCGCCTGCTTTGTCACCGGCTGGGTTTAAGTGTCCGGCACATCAACACAAAAggcaaaaacacacacacacacatccccaaAAGTCGACACAAAACCTCTATTGGCTCAATAGTGGAGATGGGTATTTTGATAACGAAATAACCTCCCTGATCTGGTGGGGTCTGAGCTCCGATTACTTACCTACGCCGTGTTCCAAACGGCAACAGCCAcggaaaagggaaaaaaaaaaaaaaaaaaaaaaaaaaaaaaaaaaaaaaaagaagaagaagaagaagataTCCCTCAAAAaagtgtttaagaaaaaaaaaaagtctcaaatGGGATTAAGGTTTTAATTACAATTCCCTATCCAAGTACCGTGTTTGATGAACTGCTCTTATCAATTAATAGTAACCTTAATTTAAAACTTAGGAAATACATTCGCAGAAAATATgcctcagacttttttttcctttttcttttttttttttttcccctttaaaggTAAATTCTACAACCATAAAGTATCAAAGCACTAGCAGAAGAAATTGTAAAGAAGAAACCTTCTGCTTTGGCTAGAAATCATTATTTGCGATCGcttggggtggggtgggggaagTGTCtatctgctgggagggggtctattaaaaaatggaagctCTTTCACAAAGGGAAAATAGATGAAAGTTTCCGCCCGCCAAGGGTATCGTTTCATCATATTTTTGGCCCGCGttatattaaagagaaaaacaagataATTGGAACATGCATCAACAGTTTTCCATGAAATAAGAGTTAAAAGAAGTAATAGAACTAATCACTGTCTCCTCAAATCAAGTAGAAAACATTTCAATGCACTAATTAGAGTAATTAGAATAATAAGACTGCCTATATGTGGTAAGACAATGTGTACAAACAACTTTATTTAATGTATACTGGTAATCAGCGATGCGTGCGTGCTTGAATGCTTAGTGCAATAAAATTCACCCCCGTCCGCCCAAACAATCAAATACAAATTAGTTTAATGATTGTGCCTGCTTGAACGTCTTAGAAATCCACAGGCAGAGGGAAATAAATAGCACCATCCTTGTTTGTACGTCTCCCCTACTGACCAAGGAGCTGATGCCTCCATGGACTTGGCAATGAATGACTGCAGACATGAATGAatcaaggagggagagggaattAATGAATGAGTCAGGCTGGCTAAAAACAAGTCTTAACTTTTAGACGAGCGCCTCTTACAACTCtcgggacgggacgggacgggaaagaggagggagagagcgGTCTCGCCGCCACTTTTACGAGCTGCCTCTgcccgttttttttttttttcctgccaggaTTTACCGCCCTgccaggagaagaagaagataACACCGGCCGCCAACTTCCCACTGGCCTACAGGCTTTTGAATCcttaaaaaattacatctgGGCGGACATGCCCGGGGGTACATAGGGCGATATAGCCGGGCTGAACGCTGATGGCCCGCCGGGAGAACAGCAGCCGGGCAGGAGCCGGGCCCCGGCGCAGAAGCCGCTTCCTCGGAATAGCCCGCACCGCCCTGACCCCGGTCCCACCGTGGGAGCAGTGGGGTCCCCCGGCTTGGCCCCCTTACCCCCCATAGGCTGCACCCCTCGAGGGCCGAGGCAGAGCTAACCCTCCTGTCCCGGTCAGGCAGCGACTCTGCCCTGGCGGGGACCGGTCCTGTGCACGGAGGGGCCGGATAAACCCCGGCCAAACTCTCCCGCTCCCCGGGGATAAGAGGCCTTACCCCCGGACAAGGGCGCAGagcccgccgccgccccgccgcgCCCCCCCGGCAGCACCGACACAGACTTTCCGCCGCTCCTTCGCCTCTACCCTCGCCCCATCCTTCTCCCTTGCCCGCCGACGAGAGGGCAGGATCCGACACCTGTGTCCCGCCGTGAGGCCCGGGCCTTGCAGAATCGCcgggggaggaaggggaagcgAGGGGAAGGGGCTCTGCGTCGGCACGGGCGGCCTCCCCGGCCAAGGGGCGCGACGAGACACCCCGGGACACTCGGCCGAGTTTCGGGGGTATTTACGCGGACTTTGTAGCGAGGAATTCGCTGTTGGCGGGTCAGGACGGGCTAAAACCGGTGCGGTGTGGAAACCCAGTGACTCGCCTGCCGAAAAGCccacttgtttggtttttaatttgatGAGAAATAGGGTCTGAGAAAGAGTTCCTGCTTTCTATTTTACCATATGCTAAAGCACGCTTTGGTTTTGCTCTAATTTTCGCTGGAGAAGTACCTGCTTCTCCGAGTACTGCCGGGTGCCCCGACAGCGCGGCCGAGCCAAGCTGAAACTCGCCTTTCTCGGAGCATCTTTCTACGTCCCCGACGACAACATGGCCATGCCCCGAGAACAAAGTACCAGTTTCGCTCTCGCAACTCTGAGAATTTgttgggttatttttatttcccatctcGGGACTAAATCCAGAGCCGCAGAGGGGGCTTCCTCCACTACCGAAACATAAACACATAACCCACGAAGGAGCACAGGATGCGGGAGAGCCACGTTTTCCAAGACAGACCACAACTTTCACTCTGCATTTTCGAGGTAGCAAAAGGTCACCACTGTCTTGTCCACCCTACTTGAAGCCGCAGACAACTTCCCCCGTCCTTGCTCCCATCCCCCTGCCCCGCAAGGCGCTGCCCTGGCCCAGTCTGGGATCCTCCCCATGGCTTTATCTAAACTCAAAGGTTTAAGTCGGACTAAGCGCCGCTCCCCCCGCCGCCTCCGGGCCCCATCGCCAATCGGGGCAGTCGCCTCCCCACCTCGGGCAGGTCACTCGGTCCCTGAGAAACACAGCACCGACGGCACCGGAACAAAGAGCCGCAAGACCCCCAACAAGGAGGCTTGAGAAAATTCTGGGGCCTGGGGCCGCCTCGGTTGGCACAGGCAGGCAGCCGGGGGAAAGAGGGATTTCTCCCGGTGGAGGGGCATGAGGAGGGGGCGACCCCAGGCTGGGGGTCGTGGCCAAGGCCAGCGGCACAAGTCCAGGAAGTCGCAGACAAGCCCGTCCTGTCCCGCCGTATGCCCGGGGCCTCTCGCAGGCCCGTAGCACACCCGAGGAACCGAGCATTGGAAAGGGGTTCtagggggtggggaggggactCCGAGATCCCGGCAACAAAACCAGACGGAGAGAGAAACGGCGGTGAGGAGCCGGAGGTGACCGGGGCCTCTGTCCCCGTCGGGGCTCTCGCAAGTTGCTCGTCCCGAGCGCATCACCTGGAGAGGTACCCCCGCCAGCCTGCCCCGCAACTTGGAGGATTTGACGCACTGTTTCCTCTTCCCCCGCTGCTCTCGTTCCAGACCCCCGTTACCCCTTGCCCGGCCTCGGtagagcaggcagggctgggcgGCGGTGGGCTTCCCCGAGGCGGGCAGCACCGGCCGCTGCCTCTCTCTCCCGCGTAGccggggacacgggggggggCAACTACGACTCAAGGGCTTCGGGATACACAATCTCCTCACGCCTTCCAGTTTCGGCCTCCATTAGAGGGAGCGACCCGAGGAAACAGAGCTTTTGTTATTGACATCTGATCTACAACAGACAGCCCCTGCTGGGAATGAGGGTGGGGGAGCCCGGGGAGCTGCCACGCACCCTGACATCCACCTGCAGAAGGTGCATCCTACGGCTACACcgttttccctttttctttctcttaaatGAGACAAGGAAACAGGCAAAAGGACACCCCATCCTCACCCCGCAAACGAGCGGCCTCCACACAACCAGCCGGGAAGGACGAGAGAAGTCTCTCCTATCTGGTCAGCCTCTCCCAGGGCAAAGATCCCCGGAGGAGCAGTTCGGGGCTCTCCGCAGAGGGCTGCCGGGCCCCGAGCTGCGCGCCCCGACACCGGTTCCCGGCGGCCATTCTCGCAGCGCTGGGCCTGTCCCGCCGAGCGGGGCACTAACACTATCACTGTACATCCAAGTCACCTCCTGCCCACCCGACACGGGAGCGCACGACGATAGCGGGGCCCTGTCGTTGAAGGCGACATAATCCCCTCGGCGCCCACCCGAGTGTCCTGCAGAGGGCAGAGGCTGCTCGCTTTCTGCAGCTGGCTCCGCGGGCTATTGACCAAGGACTTTTAAATCCATAGGCCGGCTTCAACATTTTACCCGTCAGCACGTCTGCGGTCACAAAACACTTCTTCTTTCTGTCACTTCTCTTCGAAACTATTGATAAGATCATTTAGGTGAATCTGTTCGGGATGAGTGTAATATTGACTAGGAGTTAGAAAAGATGATTAAATCTAATAAGCCTAGAAACTATCGTGAAGGAGGAAGGGTGGGAGAAGAGCAGGATATTGCACTTAAGATAACCGAACCGGCCAAAAAGGACTCGAACGCACCGCCGCATAAGCGAGCACCGCTCAGTTTGATATCGCCCGCCAAAACGCCAGCACAGTTGATCCCCAGCCGGGACCCCTCGAGATAAACCCGACCGTGTTGTTACACACACGGAGCCGCAGACCACTAAGCTGAAAGCCCCGGCACCACCGGCTGGGTGCCGCCGCTGCGGGGCCCAgggcccggcccagcccggGGAGAGCTCGCCTGCCCCGGGCGTGCCAGCCCCGCTGGGCAGCCACATCGTTCCTCCCGATTTTAAACATAATTAGGCCCCGccttttggcttgttttttttgtttggtttttttttttcccccttttttttcttcttttcctccccctctcacCCCTTAGATTATCAAAAGGAAACGAGGAGAGTCTATTCTCCTCCACGCCTTCCGCCAGAACACGCAACTAACTTGAGGAGCAAATCTCCCCACCAGCATCCAAGGCAGAACACCCCTACCCGCACAGAAATCAAAGCTTCCAAACACACCGCTGCGGTTCATCTGCGGAGAGACACAATGAACACAGCTCCTGAGGCTCTCCTTCAAGAGCCTGGAAGTCATGAGCATGGAACCCTTCAGTATAGGCATCAAATTTATTCCAAAAATTCCATGAAATATAAAGGAATGGCGGTGCTTTTACACAGAACTCAACTCAGTATAAGTACTGGGGTGTTCTCCCTCCAAATCTTAAGAACTATGCAAATCTGTgctatctttaaaaataaaataaagatatttcaaTAATTAGAACAAACTATGAAGGTATTGtgcatttctgttttatgtagataataaaatattactttaacATAAATATATAAGGATCTCTGcgtttttatttttccccacaagCACATCCAAATGTAccaaaacaaagtatttttaaagagactgaaccaaaaaaaaaaattacatcccATATAGATTTTGTTCACCTACTCATTTAAAGCTACAGAAAACAGTTTCCAGAACCTGTttgctttcaaagaaataaatatacatgGAGGCAGGCCACTTAAAAAtgatatgaaaatatttccctgggtagcattaaaaaaaaaatagacaaagaaaacattgaaactatttctgcatttcaaaggACAAATATTAAACATATATACATAGTGGTAAGGTTTGCgtggtaactttttttttttttttttttttttttttttttttttttagtaaaccTATCTGGAGTTTGAGGTTTTTCTCAAACATCCTCTCGACTCTGTTTTTCTGACCTTACGCACGTATTAATAAGTGTCTGAAAGTTCATTTCCTCCCTTTACCACTGGATCAGCCCTGATCTGATTCACTTCACTAGGCGCTAGTCCTCAATACTTTAAATAACAAGCAGCTCAATAaatccaaaaaggaaaaaaaaaaaaaaaaaaaaagaaaaaaagaagaaaagagaaaagcttaGTGCCCCGATCTTTGTAACAATTGCTGGAAAACTAGGAAAAAGGCTAATACATGTGCCTCTTAGAAATCATCATCTGTCTTatcaagaagaaagaaagggagagagaaagaaagaaggaaagaaaacccaatATCACAGGCGCTTTAAAAGACAATGAGAAACATACTCTAAAGCCTTAGCTACTGAATGCAATATTTATAGGAGAGTCCTGCGAGAGAAtgcttcactgcttttttctccATAATTGTCCAACACTCCACTAAGTAAACTTTTAGATTATAAAAAAGCTTTGTCACTATAGCACCCGTTTGTGCTGACTAAATGATCCCTTTATGAATTTATAACTATCATAGTTTAAAGTTCCTCTAATGTATATGCatagctgtgtgtgtgcataagTACACAAACACGCACGCAGACACACGCACATACATGCGCTGCTCTGAGGTCCCGCTCCTCCGCTTCCCTTTAGAGctgtttgtcttgtttttttttttttccttctttttttccttttttttttttttttttgggtccCCGtgggttttttatcttttttttttttttttttttttttgaaagttagCCATTTCCCATCGAGATAATATCACGAAATGCACTTTAAAACTATCAAGGAAAAAAGGCggattgaaaaaaaatggcattttttcccccctcttcaTTTCATTCCCCTGTGAAGGACACAAGGCTGCTCAAGTTAAAACTGGTCCTTTCCTTCAATAAATTATACCGCAATCTGACCagaggaggagggtgggggCTAGatatgaatagaaaaaaaatttagaaaagtagaagagaaaaagaatcgCACACGGTCTCCGTGggagagcagggatggggggtGGGCAGCGTGTGTTTACACGCAGGTGTAAGCACCCGGGCACACCCCCCCTCGGGCCCAGCAGATCGTCAGGCTCTCCCTGGCTTTGCCTTGCTGCAAAActgctcactgaaaaaaagtttgGGGGCTGACATGGGCACACGCTGCCTGGGCAGTGGGACCAGGGATTCCAAAGGCACACACGGGGAGCCTCGAGGGAAAGAGAGCAAGGGAAGGGGGCTAGGGTAGGGGTGAAGCTAAAAAATCCCGTTTCCTTCTCATGGAAGTGCCACTTTCTCCAGGAAAACTCTGGAAATGTGTTGTTTCATCTCTGCCTTTCCCACACTGGGCCTTGCTCTCCCACACTGTAACAATCTGGAAGGGCTgcctatatttttttcctccctctctgcctgcaccTCGGCCCCCGGAAACACTGCCTGAAAATGAAGTTTACTTTGTCGATTTGCATTATTCTCCCTTCTCCAAACTCAACTCTTGCCACTGAAGGCATATATTAAGCAATTAAGAGAGTCACCTCTCTGGAGAATGGAAGCTGGTGGTGcatttatatgtgtatatatagagattttatatatatgtgtatatatgtacatCTATGCACGCATgcatatgtatacatacatacagaTATACTCATTCTTTTTGCTACggtaaaaggagaaaataagcGTTACACATATTTAAGAAGACTTGTTTATAACAAAAGTTCACATATATACATAAAGCAAAGGCTAAAACACAGTAACATATTGTAGACCGGTCACTGGTTGACTAACGCTCACCATGGAAAATGCAAGTCATTTGCAAAATTAAGGTcggaaaggaaggaaaaaaaagaaaaaaatttttgtttatgtAAACTTCGATTTTCTTGCAGTGCAAATTGGTATGGTTAAATACTGTCTACGTCAAAAGGGatagcttttcctttctctcttttttttttctttccttttttttttttttatttttttttaatatatatattcctaCAGGGGatccacagaaaataaacacagcagcATGTGCCAACACCGAGCGACATTCCACAATGCAATCTGCCTTTGTGTGGCGGGAGGGGGTTGCGGAGGGGACCCGAAGTGGCTGTGCGccacccccccccacctcctccttcccttctcgccatcccccccccccaactcccTCCCCCGGCCGGGCAGCCccgtctttttttttctttttttttttttttctttttttttttttagccaagGGAGCAAGGGAGTTCTGTGCGAACCGCTTCGCCCTGCCGCTGCCCTGCCGGTTCCTGCCTGCCTGTGCGCGGTACCCACTCCACTCCGGTGTACGAGCACTTGCCTGGAAAGGTCAAAATACAGCATCGCACCTGCTGCCGTCTAAGGGACAGTCCGGCGCAGGTGCTTTGTCTGTCTGCTGTGATTAGCGCTCGCCCTCTCGCTCGCTcgctctttttgttttctttttcatttttcttttctttcttttttttttttttttttgtttctttccccgcagttttgtttgtttgtttgtttggggttttttgggttttttttttttgtcttttcttttttttaagataggagaaaataataataattaaaaaaaataaaagaaaaacaaaaaggaaaaaaggaggacaATCAAAAGTTAGGGAAAGgaggacaggaggaggaggggccGGGCGCCCCCGCCGCGAGTTCACTGCACGGGGGTCTGCACCCCGTGGTGCGGCGGCGTGTCCCTGCTGGCCCCGTACACGTCCTCGGCGCCCGGCAGCGTCCCTCCCGGGGGAGTCATGCgcttctctttctgtctcctgtTACAAAACCACACTCTcaccacctccttctccagctgtagGCTGTCCGCGAGCGAGGTTATCTCCTGGGCGGAGGGCTTGGGGCACTTGAGGAAGTGGCTCTCCAGCGCGCCCTTGACGCTCACCTCGATGGAGGTGCGCTTTTTCCGCTTGCGGCCCTGCGCCGCGATCTTGTCTATGCTGGTGGGGCTGCCCGAGGAGGAGTCCGCCTCCTCCAACCACTTGTTCAACAAAGGCTTCAGCTTGCACATGTTCTtgaagctgagctgcagggcCTCGAAGCGGCAGATGGTGGTCTGCGAGAAGACGTTGCCGTAGAGGGTGCCCAGCGCCAGCCCCACGTCCGCTTGGGTAAATCCCAGTTTGATGCGCCGCTGCTTGAACTGCTTGGCGAACTGCTCCAGGTCGTCCGAGGTCGGCGTGTCCTCGTCCGAGTGCGGGTCGTGGTGCGGCGGCGGCCCGGGGGGCGCGGCGGCGGAGGCGGTGGGCGCCGGCCCTCCCGCCCCGGGGTGGGGGCCGTGGGGCGGCGGCGGGTGCTCGGCTCCGTGGTGCGGCGGCCCGGGCGGCCCCGGCGGCGGCTCCTCGTGGGCGTCGCGCAGGCCGTGGTGGTGCAGGGCCGGCTGCGCGGCGCCCAGCATCCCGTTGACGGTGAAGCCGGGCGGCTGGGAGTACAGCAGCCCCGCCTGCGCGCCGTTGGCCGCGGCCATGCCGGGCGGCAGGTGCGCCGCGCCGCCCGCCCGCcacgccgccgccgccgccgccgccgcggccGCCGCGTGgtgcccgccgccgccgccgtgGTGCACCAGGTGCGGCGCCCGCCCCGGCGGCGGGtgctgcggcggcggcgggagctCGTCGCCGCGCCCGCCCGCCTGCACCACCGCCGGCTTGATGTCGGGCTGGCCCAGCGCGCCCGCCGACCAGGGCGcctcgccgccgccgccgccgccgccgcccccgccgccgccgccgccgccgccgccggggccGCCGTGGGACAGCGCCGCGATCCACTGGTGAGCGTGGCTCAGCGGGTGCCCGTTGCTCTGCAGCGCGTAGTCCGCCTGCACCAGGGCGCCGGCGTCGCGGTAGCCGCCGCCGGGCTGCATGCCGCCGGGCGGCTCGGCGTGCACCATGGGGGAGCCGGAGGCGAGCAGGCTGTAGTGGTTGGAGGCTGCGGTCGCCATGACTCGCCGAGCCGCACTGATCGCGCCGGTTAAAGGCGCCGCGCATTTGACAGCTACTTTTTCGCCTCGGGCGCCGCGCGGCGCCCGCGCCCCCCCGGCCCGCGCGGCGGGGCCCACTGCGAAGGCACGCGcggccgccccgccccgccgccgcaCGCCATTGGCTCCCCGCGCCCTGACGGACGCGGGCGCCCCTGGCAACCGTCGCCGCCGCCGCACGCCATTGGCTCGCCCCCCTGCCGGAGCCCCGCCCCTCGCCCCGCCCACGACCGCCCCTTAGGAACCCAACTCCGAGGGGGAACGGGGCGCGGGGGAGCTGCGGCCGCGGGGCGTGGGGCGGCCGCGGGAGCCGAGCGGAGCCGAGCggaggggatgggaagggaagggaagggggctCGGACGCCGGCCACGCCCCGGCCCGCCCCGCTCCGCCAGACCGGCCGGCCGGcgggaggctgctgctgctgccgccgccgctccgcCCGCCGGCTCCTGTTGCTCGCACCCTGCCGGGGCCCCGCGGGTCTGTGCGCCGTGGCCGCCCGTGCTGCCCCGGGACGGGGGGATGCCGGCTCGGCCGACCGCTCGCCTTCAACTTTCTCCGCCAGGCCGAGCGCACGCAGCGCCGCCCCGCTGACAGCCCCGCCGGAGGGGCCGGACAGCGCCGCGCCCCCGGGGGCGGGCAGCGGGCGGCCCCCTCACTGTCCGGTGTCTTCCAGGCTCCGGTGGTCTCCGGCGCATACCGCGACGCCGGAGACGTCGGGGCTTCGCACCTCGAGGCTGCGCAGGTGGTATTGCTTTACCTGTCCCGTCTACGGGGGACGGGGTGCTTGCGGGTTCGCC includes the following:
- the POU3F2 gene encoding POU domain, class 3, transcription factor 2; translated protein: MATAASNHYSLLASGSPMVHAEPPGGMQPGGGYRDAGALVQADYALQSNGHPLSHAHQWIAALSHGGPGGGGGGGGGGGGGGGGGEAPWSAGALGQPDIKPAVVQAGGRGDELPPPPQHPPPGRAPHLVHHGGGGGHHAAAAAAAAAAAWRAGGAAHLPPGMAAANGAQAGLLYSQPPGFTVNGMLGAAQPALHHHGLRDAHEEPPPGPPGPPHHGAEHPPPPHGPHPGAGGPAPTASAAAPPGPPPHHDPHSDEDTPTSDDLEQFAKQFKQRRIKLGFTQADVGLALGTLYGNVFSQTTICRFEALQLSFKNMCKLKPLLNKWLEEADSSSGSPTSIDKIAAQGRKRKKRTSIEVSVKGALESHFLKCPKPSAQEITSLADSLQLEKEVVRVWFCNRRQKEKRMTPPGGTLPGAEDVYGASRDTPPHHGVQTPVQ